A DNA window from Undibacterium sp. YM2 contains the following coding sequences:
- a CDS encoding antiterminator Q family protein, with product MIQYIDRLMQDWARWSKVRRDGGLGYPSSAAGCRLMVRGTAYGDFHDLDEQSMEIEQIVSSMRKERPDMYKVVDWFYLAGDVTVDRIARELGCHRDTVYARLHAVHQHVMMVMQDNDIARSDMVDAMRNQKNLLKAS from the coding sequence ATGATTCAGTACATAGATAGGTTGATGCAGGACTGGGCAAGATGGTCTAAGGTGCGCAGGGATGGTGGGCTTGGTTATCCGTCATCGGCTGCTGGGTGCAGGCTGATGGTAAGAGGGACTGCTTATGGTGATTTTCATGATTTGGATGAGCAATCAATGGAGATAGAGCAGATTGTTAGTTCTATGCGCAAAGAGAGACCGGATATGTACAAGGTTGTTGATTGGTTTTATCTTGCTGGCGATGTAACAGTGGATCGCATTGCGCGTGAGCTTGGCTGTCATCGTGATACTGTGTATGCAAGACTTCATGCTGTACACCAGCATGTGATGATGGTGATGCAAGATAATGATATAGCCAGATCGGATATGGTTGATGCAATGCGGAATCAAAAAAATCTTTTAAAAGCATCTTGA
- a CDS encoding HNH endonuclease translates to MAKGIYKHLYNTKQWYRLRYHQLTKKPECEYCAKLNRITPATVADHKRPHRGNETLFYDPENLQSLCKPCHDGAKQQLEKSGTLRGCDINGIPIDENHHWHHPKN, encoded by the coding sequence ATGGCAAAAGGAATATACAAGCACTTGTATAACACAAAGCAATGGTATCGCTTGAGGTACCATCAGCTTACTAAAAAACCTGAATGTGAATACTGCGCGAAACTCAACAGGATAACGCCAGCAACAGTTGCTGATCACAAGCGACCACATCGTGGTAATGAAACCTTGTTCTATGACCCTGAGAATCTTCAGTCATTATGTAAGCCATGCCACGATGGGGCAAAGCAACAACTTGAAAAGTCAGGCACGTTACGTGGATGCGATATTAACGGCATTCCGATTGATGAAAACCATCACTGGCACCATCCAAAAAATTGA
- a CDS encoding HK97 family phage prohead protease, which produces MTLEKRDFGFELKDLKEDGTFEGYGSVFGVVDSYDEVVAQGAFSATLAAGKASGKMPSLLWQHRSAEPIGVYTSMSEDNIGLKVAGQLALKTVRGAEAYELLKMKAISGLSIGFVSREDSYDRVTGIRTLKAVDLWEVSLVTFPANDAARVQGVKSIEKIESIRDAEHYLRESGMSRAEAVAFIGRIKSFSQSDSDASDMQQIVNALKRRNDLFAA; this is translated from the coding sequence ATGACATTAGAAAAGCGTGACTTTGGCTTTGAGCTGAAAGACCTCAAAGAAGACGGTACATTTGAAGGCTACGGCTCTGTCTTCGGTGTGGTCGATAGTTATGATGAAGTAGTAGCACAAGGTGCATTCTCAGCGACACTAGCCGCTGGCAAAGCATCTGGGAAGATGCCCTCATTGTTGTGGCAGCACCGCAGTGCTGAGCCTATAGGAGTTTACACCTCCATGTCGGAAGACAATATCGGCCTCAAAGTCGCGGGCCAGCTTGCCCTGAAAACTGTACGTGGGGCCGAAGCTTACGAATTGCTCAAAATGAAGGCCATCAGCGGGCTGTCCATAGGCTTCGTCAGCCGTGAAGATTCATACGACCGCGTGACTGGCATTCGCACCTTAAAAGCCGTGGACTTATGGGAAGTCTCCCTGGTCACCTTTCCCGCCAACGACGCCGCCCGCGTGCAAGGCGTCAAGAGCATAGAAAAAATTGAATCAATCCGCGACGCTGAGCATTACCTGAGAGAGTCAGGTATGTCACGTGCGGAAGCCGTCGCTTTTATAGGGCGGATAAAAAGCTTTAGTCAGAGTGATTCTGATGCAAGCGACATGCAGCAAATCGTCAACGCGCTTAAGCGTAGAAACGATCTATTCGCCGCCTGA
- a CDS encoding phage terminase small subunit P27 family: protein MKGRTPKPSALKLVGGNAGKRKTNKQEPDPDYLADLDPPSWLPERAKIVWREIAPKLSRAKLLTEIDVELVAQGCVAIANFRLSVTKAGDDLVKPGQTETDEHGKEVQIKGESLSPWLIVQSMSFKQANLVFQQFGMSPAARTRIAVQPQGDLFGGGNDKTADYF, encoded by the coding sequence ATGAAGGGTAGAACGCCAAAACCATCTGCACTCAAGCTGGTTGGCGGTAATGCGGGTAAGCGAAAAACCAATAAGCAAGAGCCTGACCCGGATTACCTGGCCGATCTTGATCCGCCAAGCTGGCTGCCGGAGCGCGCCAAAATCGTATGGCGCGAAATCGCACCGAAGCTATCGCGGGCAAAGCTGCTGACTGAAATTGACGTCGAGCTGGTTGCACAAGGCTGCGTGGCAATCGCAAATTTTCGTTTGTCAGTGACCAAGGCTGGTGATGACCTGGTCAAGCCTGGTCAGACTGAGACTGACGAGCACGGCAAGGAAGTCCAGATCAAAGGCGAAAGCCTCAGCCCCTGGCTGATCGTACAGAGCATGAGCTTCAAGCAAGCAAATTTAGTATTCCAACAATTCGGCATGTCCCCCGCAGCGCGTACACGTATCGCGGTACAGCCGCAGGGAGATTTATTCGGTGGCGGAAACGACAAAACGGCGGACTACTTCTGA
- a CDS encoding phage portal protein encodes MSIFKHLWPQRKKSLSTWDVFRDMVRGMLSFAGKSVTVENAIKVSAVFSCCRVIGEGVAQVPLKLMQVSKDGKKRVPAVDHPLYDVLANRPNGWQTSFEYREMLAWHVVLCGQAFSFINRSGSGNILELIPFEPGQVTVKRAEDWSLTYEVRGKNGDFQTFKQDQIWHLRGPSWNGWQALSPVTLAREAIGLAMATEESVGRLHSNGVRPSGMYSVEGSLNETQHASLEKWVHENNAGVENTGKPLILDRSAKWINTQMSGVDAQSLETRKFQIEEICRFARVLPIMVGYSDKAATFASAEQMFLAHVVHTLAPWYTRFEQSIDANLLTDKDRKAGYYSNFVEEGMMRGSLKDTKDYLLGLVNGGLMTPNEGRGKLDLNPDDDPESDKLRIPANIVGTVPDAQGATT; translated from the coding sequence GTGTCGATATTCAAGCACCTGTGGCCACAGCGGAAAAAGTCGCTGTCCACCTGGGATGTGTTTCGTGACATGGTCAGGGGTATGCTCAGCTTTGCTGGCAAATCCGTCACCGTAGAAAACGCAATCAAGGTGTCGGCTGTCTTTTCCTGCTGCCGTGTCATCGGCGAAGGCGTAGCGCAAGTGCCACTCAAACTGATGCAGGTCAGTAAAGATGGTAAGAAGCGAGTTCCTGCAGTTGACCATCCACTGTATGACGTACTCGCCAACAGGCCAAACGGCTGGCAAACCAGCTTTGAATATCGTGAGATGCTTGCCTGGCATGTAGTGCTTTGTGGGCAAGCATTTTCCTTCATCAACCGCAGTGGTAGCGGCAACATTTTAGAGCTGATTCCGTTTGAGCCAGGCCAGGTCACCGTCAAACGTGCCGAAGACTGGTCACTCACCTACGAGGTTCGGGGCAAAAACGGTGATTTCCAAACCTTCAAGCAAGACCAGATTTGGCACCTGCGCGGCCCAAGCTGGAACGGCTGGCAAGCCCTCAGCCCAGTCACTCTGGCGCGTGAAGCAATCGGTTTGGCAATGGCTACAGAAGAATCTGTTGGCAGGCTTCACAGCAATGGTGTTCGTCCATCTGGCATGTACTCTGTCGAAGGTAGTTTGAATGAAACTCAGCATGCATCGTTAGAAAAGTGGGTTCACGAAAATAACGCAGGCGTAGAAAACACAGGCAAGCCACTGATACTCGACCGTAGTGCCAAATGGATCAACACCCAAATGTCAGGTGTTGATGCCCAGTCGCTCGAAACCCGTAAATTCCAGATCGAAGAAATATGCCGCTTTGCCCGCGTCCTGCCCATCATGGTGGGTTACAGCGACAAGGCCGCCACCTTCGCCAGTGCAGAACAAATGTTCCTGGCCCACGTTGTGCACACACTGGCACCCTGGTACACAAGATTTGAACAATCCATCGACGCCAACCTCCTGACTGACAAAGACCGCAAAGCCGGTTACTACTCCAACTTCGTTGAAGAAGGCATGATGCGCGGCAGTCTGAAAGACACAAAAGATTACCTGCTCGGCCTCGTCAACGGCGGTCTCATGACCCCGAACGAAGGCCGCGGCAAGCTTGACCTCAACCCGGATGATGATCCGGAAAGCGATAAATTACGAATCCCTGCCAACATCGTTGGCACAGTGCCTGACGCTCAAGGAGCAACCACATGA
- a CDS encoding PriCT-2 domain-containing protein produces MTQITLDTARRALGFISPEDRDTWVRMGMALKAEFGDSAFEMWDNWSQGASTYNAGAAKASWKSFKLGGKVGIGSLLAEAKSQGFVLSDSDVIVDPAVLEAARIERAARDKKTEENRIKAAAAAAKRAGTQWRMAAKEGESPYLVRKQVRAESCRYLPEGGIIIPMLRYDLDPVVMVGKQQINADGSKKFSGGMDKHGAMCRLGDLPVCTDDDVDYIYVGEGYATLGSIRAALNYAAPAFVCFDTSGLLPGARVLRELYPLCPVVFVADDDYLTGGKGYSKAVEAAAAIGNAWVMLPKFTAARRQSRMDESLPMLTDFNDLHCAEGLQVVTDQINQFIASITNTGVPPASDVALPDSPYPFLDEETQPVETTAVISQEALLFRFALIYGTTEIWDGISKRKLKRAAFDAYVGKAEAKAWIENPKKKLIEKSALPTLVGGVAVDGGAGEVFCRRCWIT; encoded by the coding sequence ATGACACAGATTACTTTAGATACGGCGCGGCGGGCGCTGGGCTTTATTTCGCCTGAAGACCGCGATACATGGGTGCGCATGGGTATGGCGCTGAAGGCTGAGTTTGGCGATTCTGCATTTGAGATGTGGGATAACTGGAGCCAGGGGGCATCGACTTATAACGCTGGTGCGGCGAAGGCTTCGTGGAAGTCTTTTAAGCTGGGCGGCAAGGTGGGTATTGGCTCGTTGCTGGCAGAGGCGAAATCGCAGGGTTTTGTGTTGTCTGACAGTGATGTGATTGTTGACCCGGCTGTGCTTGAAGCTGCGCGCATTGAACGTGCTGCGCGTGACAAGAAGACGGAGGAAAACCGTATCAAGGCGGCAGCAGCTGCGGCCAAGCGTGCGGGCACACAGTGGCGCATGGCAGCGAAAGAGGGTGAGTCGCCTTATCTGGTGCGCAAGCAGGTGCGGGCTGAGTCGTGCAGGTATTTGCCTGAGGGCGGCATCATCATCCCTATGTTGCGCTATGACCTAGACCCGGTGGTGATGGTTGGTAAGCAGCAGATTAATGCGGATGGGTCGAAGAAATTCAGTGGTGGGATGGATAAGCATGGGGCGATGTGTCGCCTGGGTGATTTACCGGTTTGCACTGACGATGATGTTGATTATATTTATGTTGGTGAGGGTTATGCGACGCTGGGCAGCATCCGCGCTGCGCTGAATTATGCGGCCCCGGCTTTTGTTTGTTTTGATACGTCAGGCCTGCTACCTGGTGCGAGAGTATTGCGGGAGCTTTATCCGCTGTGCCCAGTGGTGTTTGTGGCTGATGATGATTATCTGACGGGCGGCAAGGGTTATTCTAAGGCGGTTGAGGCTGCTGCTGCGATTGGTAATGCGTGGGTGATGTTGCCGAAGTTTACGGCGGCCAGGCGACAGTCAAGGATGGATGAGTCTTTGCCCATGCTGACTGATTTTAATGATCTGCATTGCGCTGAGGGCTTGCAGGTTGTGACGGATCAGATTAATCAGTTTATAGCGTCCATCACGAATACTGGTGTGCCGCCTGCTTCAGACGTTGCCTTGCCTGATTCCCCGTACCCCTTTCTGGATGAGGAAACGCAGCCGGTTGAAACGACTGCAGTTATTTCCCAGGAGGCGTTGCTTTTTCGCTTTGCCTTGATTTATGGCACCACGGAAATCTGGGACGGTATTTCAAAGCGTAAATTGAAACGTGCTGCCTTTGATGCTTATGTGGGCAAGGCAGAGGCGAAGGCGTGGATAGAGAACCCGAAGAAGAAGCTGATTGAGAAGTCAGCCTTGCCTACGCTGGTGGGCGGCGTTGCCGTTGACGGGGGAGCGGGGGAGGTGTTTTGCAGGAGATGCTGGATAACCTGA
- a CDS encoding DUF5906 domain-containing protein, with protein sequence MLDNLTLLRGTETVWDMIGRQVMTLGAVRANYTPELTAKWQERIDRKTVEQKNLVFDPTQTVDLDTHVNIFFGWPLTPKKNHDLVDPIIELIQSLCSSEDNADQIMHFMLCWMALPLQQPGAKLQTALLVFGEKQGTGKSLLFDSILRPIYGEYGTTVGQHQLESGFTDWRSRKLFTLFEEVLSRDDKFSHNGTLKYMITGKRMQVNPKNLPLREENNHMNCVFLSNEPQPIPIELEDRRFLVIQARLMRDKEFYDRVVASINNGGLEAFYEFLLSYPLGDFNEHTKPPMTRAKERVISFGRASWDAFHFNWREGILDAPYCSCLTSDLYIVYKRWCDRNGEKPLSQTKFSGYLDSRETKVKREISLSDKPKRSYMIFEIPRPEGAKEMSLHEQCTMFREKADVYGAGN encoded by the coding sequence ATGCTGGATAACCTGACCCTGCTGCGTGGTACTGAAACGGTGTGGGACATGATAGGCCGACAGGTGATGACCTTGGGTGCGGTGCGGGCGAACTACACGCCTGAGTTGACGGCGAAGTGGCAGGAACGGATTGACCGCAAAACGGTAGAACAAAAAAATCTGGTGTTTGACCCTACGCAGACGGTTGATCTTGATACGCATGTAAATATCTTTTTTGGCTGGCCACTGACGCCAAAGAAAAACCATGATCTGGTGGACCCGATTATAGAGCTGATTCAGTCGCTTTGCTCATCTGAGGATAATGCAGATCAGATTATGCATTTTATGTTGTGCTGGATGGCTTTGCCACTTCAGCAGCCAGGCGCAAAGTTGCAGACCGCTTTGCTGGTGTTTGGTGAGAAACAGGGCACCGGCAAGAGTTTGTTGTTTGATTCTATCTTGCGGCCTATCTATGGTGAGTATGGTACGACGGTGGGCCAGCATCAGCTTGAATCTGGTTTTACTGACTGGCGTTCTCGCAAGCTGTTCACTTTGTTTGAAGAGGTGTTGTCGCGTGATGACAAGTTCAGTCATAACGGTACGCTGAAGTACATGATCACGGGCAAGCGCATGCAGGTGAACCCAAAAAACCTGCCATTGCGTGAAGAGAATAATCACATGAATTGTGTGTTTCTCTCGAATGAGCCGCAACCTATCCCTATTGAATTGGAAGATCGCCGTTTCTTGGTTATCCAGGCCAGGCTGATGCGGGATAAGGAATTTTATGACCGTGTGGTGGCGTCGATCAATAACGGCGGGCTTGAGGCTTTTTATGAATTCTTGTTGTCGTATCCGCTTGGCGATTTTAATGAGCATACCAAGCCACCAATGACGCGGGCAAAAGAGCGTGTGATTTCGTTTGGCCGTGCTAGCTGGGATGCGTTTCACTTCAATTGGCGTGAGGGCATCCTCGATGCGCCGTATTGCTCTTGCCTGACTTCTGATTTGTACATTGTCTATAAGCGTTGGTGTGACCGCAATGGTGAGAAGCCGTTGTCGCAGACGAAGTTTTCAGGATACCTGGATAGCAGGGAGACCAAGGTTAAGCGGGAGATATCGCTGAGCGATAAGCCTAAGCGGTCGTACATGATTTTTGAGATACCTCGACCTGAAGGTGCGAAAGAGATGAGCTTGCATGAGCAGTGCACGATGTTCCGCGAGAAGGCTGATGTGTATGGTGCGGGCAATTAG
- a CDS encoding terminase large subunit, whose translation MAETTKRRTTSDRVTAYAKSVVAKKVVAGPHVRDACARHLRDLEDGPARGLKWDKALAARAIGFFEDVLRLNGGQFEGKPFELQPWQAFIVGSLFGWLGPDGFRRFRVAYIETAKGSGKSPLAAGIGLYGLVSDGEARAEIYAAATKKDQAQILFRDAIAMVDQSPALRNRLEKAGSPGKEWNLAYQKTASFFRPIAADEGQSGPRPHIALIDEVHEHRNGHVIDMMRAGTKFRQQAMIVMITNSGTNKQTVCWENHEYGAKVSAGQLQDDAYFAYICALDIGDDPFKDEKCWDKVNPSLKYGIPGLKYLREQVTEARGMPSKESVVRRLNFCQWTAAESPWLPPEVWFDCADPDSLPISQFYGRAGTAGLDLSSTTDLTALVLTLDPTEDDQFTRLIPFFWLPGDGLSDKAAKDRVPYLAWRDAGHLEAVPGRAINKLHVAHKLSELCGLFEIRKISYDRWRIEDFKNLIENEGLSIAPLEPFGQGFKDMAPAVDEFERKLLESEIRHNNNPVMTWCMANAVVVSDPAGNRKIAKERATGRVDGAVAAVMAVGLLTNAVQEKSFWEKN comes from the coding sequence GTGGCGGAAACGACAAAACGGCGGACTACTTCTGACCGCGTCACCGCCTATGCCAAAAGCGTAGTAGCAAAAAAAGTAGTTGCCGGTCCCCATGTACGCGATGCCTGTGCCCGCCACCTGCGTGACCTTGAAGACGGACCAGCCCGTGGCCTCAAGTGGGACAAGGCTCTGGCCGCCAGGGCAATTGGATTTTTTGAAGATGTGCTGCGCCTCAACGGCGGCCAGTTCGAGGGCAAGCCCTTCGAGCTGCAACCTTGGCAAGCCTTCATCGTTGGTAGCCTCTTCGGCTGGCTTGGCCCCGATGGTTTCCGCCGCTTTCGCGTCGCCTATATCGAGACCGCCAAGGGATCGGGAAAGTCCCCGCTTGCCGCTGGCATAGGTCTCTACGGGCTTGTTTCTGATGGTGAAGCCCGGGCAGAAATCTATGCCGCCGCCACAAAAAAAGACCAGGCGCAAATCCTGTTTCGCGATGCCATCGCCATGGTGGATCAGTCGCCAGCGCTGCGTAACCGGCTTGAAAAAGCTGGCAGCCCAGGCAAGGAATGGAATTTAGCCTACCAGAAAACAGCATCCTTCTTCCGCCCGATAGCGGCAGACGAAGGTCAGTCAGGCCCGCGCCCACACATCGCCCTGATTGACGAAGTACACGAACATCGTAACGGTCACGTCATCGACATGATGCGAGCCGGTACCAAGTTCCGCCAGCAAGCGATGATCGTCATGATCACCAACAGCGGCACCAACAAGCAAACAGTCTGCTGGGAGAATCACGAATACGGCGCCAAGGTCAGCGCCGGGCAATTGCAAGACGATGCCTACTTCGCCTACATCTGCGCACTCGATATAGGTGATGACCCGTTTAAAGATGAAAAATGCTGGGACAAAGTCAATCCCAGTCTGAAGTACGGTATCCCAGGCCTCAAATACCTGCGCGAACAGGTGACAGAAGCACGCGGAATGCCCTCGAAAGAGTCTGTAGTCAGGCGTCTAAACTTCTGCCAATGGACCGCAGCAGAGTCACCATGGTTACCGCCAGAGGTCTGGTTTGATTGTGCAGACCCAGATAGCCTGCCAATCAGCCAATTTTATGGCAGGGCAGGCACAGCAGGGCTAGATTTATCCAGCACAACTGACCTTACAGCCCTGGTTTTAACACTGGATCCCACGGAAGACGACCAGTTCACAAGGCTAATCCCGTTTTTCTGGCTGCCAGGAGATGGGCTTAGTGACAAGGCCGCCAAAGACCGCGTGCCTTACCTCGCATGGCGAGATGCAGGTCACTTGGAAGCGGTACCCGGTAGAGCAATCAACAAACTGCACGTGGCCCACAAGCTCAGCGAACTATGTGGGCTATTTGAGATACGCAAAATCAGCTATGACCGATGGCGCATTGAAGATTTCAAAAATCTGATTGAGAACGAAGGGCTAAGCATAGCCCCGCTAGAACCCTTCGGCCAAGGCTTCAAAGACATGGCCCCAGCAGTAGACGAATTCGAACGCAAATTGCTCGAAAGTGAAATCAGGCACAACAACAACCCCGTCATGACCTGGTGCATGGCAAATGCAGTCGTTGTCAGCGACCCAGCAGGCAACCGCAAGATCGCCAAAGAACGCGCAACAGGCCGGGTGGATGGCGCTGTGGCGGCAGTAATGGCAGTCGGCTTGCTGACAAACGCAGTGCAAGAGAAAAGTTTTTGGGAGAAAAATTAG
- a CDS encoding phage major capsid protein, with translation MPTANEVAELIQKQGEAWEEFKKTNDARIKAVEEKGHAPAEFDAKLGKINDDMAEIRKSLVEIEKKAGRPTVGDDGKGPTEDQIAHRKAFAQFIRKGHDSGLNDLQQKAMNSGSDPDGGYLVLPEMDKTIDRVAQITCSMYRLANVVTIGTKQYQKMVKKSGMSMRRVDDGGTGGETTEPTYAKMLIDVFPAEVEPWVYNETLEDAFIDLESDLAMEAAIGFAEGSGAEFITGDGVGKSRGITAYDNVANSAYAWGKVGYITSGKSAAFASVAPGDKIISLQHALKAQYRPNAAWLTNDATLGIIRQMKDGSGNYYLWQPDTAGAFGGRILGHTVEVDDNLADIAAGSFSLAFGDFKRAYTIVNRSGTTLIRDNITAKGTTKFNFRKRFGAGITNFEALKLMKFATS, from the coding sequence ATGCCAACCGCAAACGAAGTCGCAGAACTCATTCAAAAGCAGGGTGAGGCCTGGGAAGAATTCAAAAAAACCAACGATGCCCGCATCAAGGCAGTCGAAGAAAAAGGTCATGCACCCGCAGAATTCGACGCCAAGCTGGGTAAAATCAACGACGACATGGCAGAGATTCGCAAGTCTCTGGTCGAGATTGAGAAAAAAGCCGGTCGTCCAACAGTTGGCGATGATGGCAAAGGCCCAACTGAAGACCAGATAGCCCACCGCAAAGCCTTTGCCCAGTTCATTCGCAAGGGGCATGACAGCGGTTTGAACGATCTGCAGCAAAAAGCAATGAACAGCGGCAGCGACCCAGACGGTGGTTACCTTGTATTGCCAGAAATGGATAAAACCATTGACCGTGTCGCGCAGATTACATGCTCCATGTATCGTCTGGCAAACGTCGTCACCATCGGCACCAAGCAGTATCAAAAAATGGTGAAAAAATCCGGTATGTCCATGCGCCGTGTAGATGATGGTGGCACAGGCGGCGAAACGACTGAACCAACCTACGCAAAAATGCTGATCGATGTTTTCCCTGCAGAAGTTGAGCCATGGGTGTACAACGAAACGCTGGAAGATGCATTCATTGACCTGGAATCTGATCTGGCAATGGAAGCAGCCATTGGCTTTGCGGAAGGTTCCGGTGCTGAATTCATCACTGGTGACGGTGTCGGTAAATCTCGCGGCATCACGGCCTACGACAATGTTGCAAACTCTGCTTATGCATGGGGCAAAGTTGGCTACATCACCTCCGGCAAGTCTGCTGCGTTTGCCTCCGTCGCGCCAGGTGACAAAATCATTAGCCTTCAACACGCATTGAAGGCGCAGTACCGCCCTAATGCCGCATGGCTGACAAACGACGCCACACTGGGCATCATCCGTCAGATGAAAGATGGCTCAGGTAACTACTACCTGTGGCAGCCAGACACCGCTGGCGCCTTCGGTGGTCGCATCCTTGGTCATACTGTCGAAGTGGACGATAACCTGGCAGACATTGCTGCCGGTTCGTTCTCGCTGGCTTTCGGTGACTTCAAGCGCGCCTATACCATCGTAAATCGCTCCGGTACCACGCTGATCCGCGACAATATCACCGCCAAAGGCACTACAAAATTCAACTTCCGTAAGCGTTTCGGTGCCGGAATCACGAATTTTGAAGCGCTCAAACTGATGAAATTCGCGACTTCCTAA